The sequence below is a genomic window from Bradyrhizobium septentrionale.
CCCGCGTCCAGCTCTCCGCCGATTTCGACTACAACAAGATCACCCAGACCTCGGACAAGTTCGACCCCGAGGGCCGCGTGCTGCGCTCGACCCAGACCCGCGAGGAAAGCAGCGCCACCGCCGACAATTCCGGCCAGGTCACCGTCAACAACGAGCTGCCGGGCAACCAGAACCAGGACAACGCCGTCCGCGCCCGCGACCAGAGCAAGAAGAGCGAGGAAACCAACAATTACGAGATTTCCCGCACCACCAAGACCGAGGTGACCGAGGCCGGCCGCGTCAACCGCATCTCGGTCGCGGTGCTGGTCGACGGCGCCTATTCCAAGAATGAAAAAGGCGAGATGGTCTATCAGGACCGCACCAAGGAGCAGCTCGACCGCATCGCCACCCTGGTCCGCTCCGCGATCGGCTTCGACCAGCAGCGCGGCGACCAGGTCGAGGTCGTCAACCTGCGCTTTGCCGAACCGCCGACCGCGCAGCCGATCGCCGAGCCGACCGGCCTGCTCGGCATGCTGCAATTCACCAAGGATGACGTGATGTACGTGATCGAGCTCGGCGTCATGATGATGCTCGGCCTGGTCGTGCTGTTCATGGTGGTCCGCCCGCTGGTCAAGCGCATCGTCGCCGCCGACGCCATTCCGGCGCTGATCGGCGCCGGTGTGCCGGCGATGGCCGAAGCCCACGCCGAGAGCGCGGGTGCCACCGGCCAGGCGCTGATCCCGAGCGGCAGCGGCGCGGCGCAACTGATCGACGTCGCCCAGATCCAGGGCCAGGTCCACGCCCAGGCCGTGCACCGGGTCGGCGAGCTCGCCGAGCGCAATCCGAACGAAACCGTCTCCATTGTCCGTCAATGGCTGAGCGAGCCGGTAGAGAACTGACATGGCCGCAGTACCCCAGACCACCAACGCCAACGACATCGCCACCGTCCTCTCGACGCTGGCGAACCGGCAGAGTGCCCGGCCCAAGGGAAAGCCGCTGCCCGGCCCGAAGCGCGCGGCGATCCTGATGCTGGCGCTCGGCGAGCAATATGGCGGCAAGATCTGGTCGATGCTCGACGACGAGGAAGTCCGCGAGCTGTCGGTCCACATGTCGACGCTCGGCACCGTCGAGGCCGATGTGGTCGAGGATTTGATGCTGGAATTCGTCTCGCGGATGTCGGCCTCCGGCGCGCTGATGGGCAATTTCGACGCCACCGAACGGCTGCTGCAGCAGTACCTGCCGGCCGAGCGCGTCACCGGCATCATGGACGAGATCCGCGGCCCCGCCGGCCGCAACATGTGGGAGAAGCTCTCCAACGTGCAGGAAGAGGTGCTCGCCAACTACCTCAAGAACGAGTACCCGCAGACCATCGCCGTGGTGCTGTCGAAGCTGAAGCCGGAGCACGCCGCCCGCGTGCTGGCGATCCTGCCCGAGGACATCGCGCTCGACGTGGTCGGCCGCATGCTGCGGATGGAGGCGGTGCAGAAGGAAGTCATCGAGCGGGTCGAGCAGACGCTGCGCACCGAGTTCATGTCGAACCTGTCGCAGACCCGCCGCCGCGACGCCCATGAAGTGATGGCCGAGATCTTCAACAATTTCGACCGCCAGACCGAAACCCGCTTCATCACCTCGCTGGAAGAGGAAAACCGCGAATCCGCCGAGCGCATCAAGGCGCTGATGTTCACCTTCGACGATCTGATCAAGCTCGATGCCGCCTCGGCCCAGACGCTGATGCGCAATATCGACAAGGACAAGCTCGGCGTCGCGCTGAAGAGCGCCAACGAGGAGGTGCGCAGCTTCTTCCTCGGCAACATGTCCTCCCGCGCCGGCAAGATGCTGATGGACGACATGGCCGCGATGGGCCCGGTGCGCCTGCGCGACGTCGACGAGGCGCAGGCGCTGCTGGTCAACCTCGCCAAAGACCTCGCCGCCCGCGGCGAGATCACGCTGACCAAGAACCGCGCCGACGACGAGCTGGTGTACTGATGGCCGCACCCGCGAAATTCCTGTTCGACACGGATTTCTCGGCGCCGGACCGCGCCCGCGAGCGCGCGCCTACGGCGGCCGAGATCGCGCAGAAGGTCGCCGACGCCGAAGCGCGGGCGTATCGTGCCGGCTATGAAGCCGCGTTGCGCGAGGCCAAGGTCGAGAGCGACCGCCGCGCGACGCAGGCGCTGGAGGAGATCGGCACCGCGATCAAGGGCATCGCCGCGCGCTTTGCCGGCATCGAGACGCGGATGGAGACCGAGGCCGTGGACGTCGCGGTCGCGGTGGCCCGCAAGCTCTGCACCGAACTGGTGGCGCGCGAGCCGCTCGGCGAGATCACCGCGCTGGTCTCCGACTGCTTCTCGCATCTGGTCGCGACGCCGCATCTCGTGGTCCGCATCAACGACGCGCTCTACGGGGCGGCGCATGACAATATCGAGCGGATGGCGGCGCAGTCCGGCTTCCAGGGCCGGCTGGTGATCCTGGCCGAGCCGACGATTGCGACCGGCGACTGCCGGATCGAATGGGCTGACGGCGGCGTGGTGCTGGAACGCGCCGCGATCGAAGGCAAGATCGACGAACTCGTCGGACGCTATCTGGCGTCCCGCGGCCAGGCCGGCTGACGGCGATTGAGGGCTAAACCATGAGCGACACCGACTCCCACGTCCCGCTTCCCGACCTCAACGCCGCCGACGCGCCGGGGATCGACGACATCGGCTACAACGAGGACGAAAATGCCGCGCGCATTGCGGCCGATCTCGAAGCCGTGTTCGACGTGCCGGTGCAGGTCTCGGCGGTGCTCGGCCGCTCCAAGATGGATGTCGGCGACCTCCTGAAGCTCGGACCGGGCACCGTGCTCGAACTCGACCGCCGCGTCGGCGAGGCGATCGACATCTACGTCAACAACCGCCTGGTGGCGCGCGGCGAAGTGGTGCTGGTGGAAGACAAGCTCGGCGTGACCATGACCGAAATCATCAAGGCTGAACGTTCTTAAACGGACCCAACGGCAGCGCGCCGAACCTGCGCGACCAGACGAACAGGAGATCATCATGCGGCTTCTCATCGTTGGCACCCTGAAGGGCCAGCTCACGACCGCGACCAAGATCGCGATGGACAACGGCGCCTCGGTGACCCACGCCGAAACCATCGAGCAGGCGATGAACGTGCTGCGCGGCGGCAAGGGCGCCGACCTCCTGCTGGTCGATGTCGGCCTCGACATCCGCGACCTCGTGATGCGGCTCGAGGCCGAGCACATCCACGTGCCGATCGTCGCCTGCGGCATCTCCAACGACGCCCGCGCCGCGGTCGCCGCGATCCATGCCGGCGCCAAGGAATACATCCCGCTGCCGCCCGATCCCGAATTGATCGCAGCGGTGCTCGCCGCGGTCGCCAACGACGCGCGCGACCTGATCTGGCGCGACGAGGCGATGGGCCGGGTGATCAAGCTCGCGCAGCAGATCGCGGGCTCGGATGCTTCGGTCATGATCACCGGCGAGTCCGGCACCGGCAAGGAGGTGCTGGCGCGCTATGTCCACTCCCGCTCGGCCCGCGCCAAGCGGCCGTTCATCTCGATCAACTGCGCGGCGATCCCGGAGCACCTCCTGGAATCCGAGCTGTTCGGCCATGAGAAGGGCGCCTTCACCGGCGCGGTGGCGCGCCGCATCGGCAAGTTCGAGGAAGCGACCGGCGGCACCCTGCTGCTCGACGAAATCTCCGAGATGGATGTCCGTTTGCAGTCGAAGCTGTTGCGCGCGATCCAGGAGCGCGTGATCGACCGCGTCGGCGGCACCAAGCCGGTTCCGGTCGACATCCGCATCATCGCGACCTCGAACCGCAATCTGTCGGAGGCGGTGCGCGAGGGCTCTTTCCGCGAGGACCTGCTGTTCCGCCTCAACGTCGTCAATTTGAAGATCCCGCCGCTGCGCGACCGTCCGGCCGACATCCTCGAACTGGCGCAGCATTTCGCCAAGAAATACGCCGAGGCCAACGGCCTGCCGGTCCGCCCGGTCTCGACCGAAGCCCGCCGCGTCCTGACCGCGAACCGCTGGCAGGGCAACGTCCGCGAGCTCGAGAACACCATTCATCGCTCGGTGCTGATGGCGCAGGGCGACGAGATCGGCGCTGAGGCGATCCTCACCCCCGACGGCGACCGGCTCGACCTCGCCAAGACCGCGCCCGCGGTCGCCCACGCCACGCTTGCCGCCGAGCAGGTCACCCGCGCGCTGGTCGGCCGCACCGTCGCCGACGTCGAGCGCGATTTGATCCTGGAAACGCTGAAGCACTGCCTCGGCAACCGCACCCACGCCGCCAACATCCTCGGCATCTCGATCCGCACGCTACGCAACAAGCTGAACGAATATGCCGACGGCGGGATTCCGATCACCCCGGCCGGCAATGGCGCTCCCGACTATCAGCGGATGGCCAGCGCTGGTTGAGAAACGACGGCGGCGGGCCAATCCCGCCGCGATTGCCTCACGTCACGAGTAGCTTGGGGCGTCAGGCTTGCGGAAGATGCGGATCGGATCGCCCGGCGTGATGTCGCGGCCGGTGAAGGTCACATACGCATAGAGCGCGAGATAAGCGACGGCGATCGCACCGACGAGGTAGAACAGCCAAATTCCTAGGCGCTTCATCGAACCGTCACCTCTGCGAAACATCCGCGCCATTTAATGCGCTGATCAAGAAAGCGCCACGGCCAACATGCCGCGCCGGGCCCGCCGCCTGTCATCCCTTGTATGTTGCGGCCAATTGCCTTACTCAATCTCTTATTGTTTTAACGTCCTTTGACAACTGGAGAGAGATATGGCCCTTTACGCGCAGACTGTCGGCACCCTGTCCACCAACTCCTCGACCTTCACGCCGATGCAAGGCCTCACCCTGACGATCCCCGAGGGCGTCGGCACCACCGCGATCGTCATCCTCAACGTTCCAATGCCATACGCGACCGGCACCGATACTCCGGGCGGCACGTTCGGCATCGCCCTCAATGGTGCAGTCTCGACGGTCACGGCGAGCTTTACCTACAACGACCCGGCCCCGGCCAGCACGGGCCGCATCCCGACGACGCTGGTCGTCGGCATCCCGCTCGGCAACGCTGCCCAGACCGTCCAGGCCGTCTGGTACGGCGTTCGCGGCAGCACCGTGATCATCGACAGCCCGGCGACGCTGACCGCGATCATCTAAGCCTGATCCGGGCGAGCGCCACGCGTTAGCGCACGCCCCGAGCGTGAACGTGGCGCGACGGCAGGCTGACCTCGGCCAGCTTGACGGCGTCTTCTTCCCGGTCGATCGCGACATATTCGCCGTGCCAGTACGCCAGCGCGGCGGTTCGCTCCGAGGTGATCACGTCGAGCACGCGACCGATGACGATCGCGTGCGAATGCCGTTCGATGATCTCCTCGACCTCGCAATCAACAGCCGCCAGCGCGCCGACCAGCAGCGGAACGCCGGAGGCGCGGGTCGTCCATTCGGCGCCCGCAAAGCGGTCCGCACCCTTGAGGCCGCCCTTGCCGGTGAAACGCTCGGCGATGTCGAGCTGATCGGCGGTGAGGATGTTGACGCCGAACACGCCATGGCGGGCGATCAGCGGCCATGAGGAGGCGGCGCGGTTGATGCTGACGATCAGCGACGGCGGCTCGACCGACAGCGACGACACCGAGGTCACCGTCATCCCCGAGATTTCTTTGCCGCGACCGGCCGTGATGACGCTGACGCCGCCGGTGAGATGGCGCATCGCGCCGCGGAATTCAGCGGCCGCCACCGCGGGCTCGATCGAAACATTGCGGACGACGGAATTCATGGCGACCTCACAGGGTGTCTTCGCTGCCTTCGAGCAGATGCTTCAGGATCTCGCCTTCCAGCGCGGCGAGTTCGGCCGAACCGCGCCGGCGCGGCCGCGGCAGGTCGATCGTGACGTCCTGCGCGATGCGGCCATCCTCGATCACCAGCACGCGGTCGGCGAGCGCGACCGCCTCGGCGACGTCATGCGTCACCAGGATCGCGGTAAAGCCCTGGTCGCGCCAGACGCGCTCCAGCAATTGCTGCATCGAGATCCGGGTCAGCGCATCGAGCGCGCCGAGCGGCTCGTCGAACGCCAGCACGCGCGGCTGGCTGACCAGCGCGCGCGCCAGCGCCACGCGCTGCTTCTGGCCGCCCGAGAGCACCGACGGCCACTGCCCGCGCTTGTCGCCGAGGCCGACCTCGACCAGAGCGTGCTCGGCGCGTGCCTGCGCGTCGGCGGAGGAGCGCTCCCGTCCCAGACCCACTTCGACATTGGACAGCACCCGCGCCCAGGGCAGCAGACGCGGCTCCTGGAACATGACGCGGACGTCCTGCGCCCGCGGCTGTTCGCCAAAGGCGATGCTGCCTGCCGTCGGCGCGTCGAGGCCGGCGATCAGGCGCAGCAGCGTGCTCTTGCCGCAGCCGCTGCGGCCGACGATCGCGACGAACTGGCCGGCCGGGATGTGCAGGTCGATGCCGCGCAGCACCTCATTGTCGCCGAACGCCTTGCGCAGGCCGCGAATGGTCAGCGACAGGCCGCGGGTCGCAGCTTCCGATCCGCGCCGGAGCTGCCGTGCCTGCACGACGATATCGGCGCGGTCGACCGGCTCGGCGTCGACGGGCTGGAAACGAAGCGCTTCTTGCATTCTCATTCTCACTTCTTCTGGAAGGCGGGATGCCAGGACAGCGTCAGCCGCTCCAGCGCCCGCGAGGCACTGTCGGCGAGCTTGCCGAGCAAGGCGTAGATCAGGATCGAGAGCACGACGACGTCGATCAGCATGAACTCGCGCGCCTGCATTGCCATGTAGCCGAGGCCCGACGAGGCCGCGATGGTCTCGGCGACGATCAGCGTCAACCACATGATGCCGAGCGCGAAGCGCAGGCCGACGAAGATCGAGGGCAGCGCGCCAGGGAAGATCACCCGGCGGAACAGCTCGCCGTCGCTCATGCCGTAGATGCGGCCCATCTCGATCAGCTGCGGGTCGACGGTGCGGATGCCGTGCAGTGTGTTGAGATAGATCGGGAAGAACACGCCGAGCGCGACCAGGAACAGTTTTGCCGACTCGTCGATGCCGAACCACAGGATGACCAGGGGAATCAGCGCCAGATGCGGGATGTTGCGCACCATCTGCAGCGTGGTGTCGGTGAGCTTCGCCGACAGCTGCGACAGCCCATTGGCGAGCCCGAAGGCGAAGCCGATGCTGCCGCCGATCACAAATCCGATCGAGGCGCGCCAGAAGCTGACCCAGATGTTGCGGACGAGTTCACCTGACAGCAGCAGCTTCCATCCCGCCAGTGCGACGTCGGACGGCGCCGGCAGCACGCGCGAGGGAACGAAACCGGTGACGCAGGCCAGCTGCCAGACCAGGATGATGGCGAGCGGCACGATCCAGGGGATCAGGCCGTCAACCTTCGGCAGTTTCGGTGCGCTGACGCGCGGGAGACTGTCTATCAAGCTCATGATTGCGATGCCTGCTTCTGCGGACGGTAGTAATTGCCGATGGTCTCGCCGAACGGCCCGGTGTTGACGCGGATCGGCGTTACGTTGCCGGGTTGCGCCAGCGACAGCAGCGGGAACACCAGCTCGGCGAAGCGATAGGCTTCCTCGAGATGCGGGTAGCCCGACATGATGAAGGTATCGACGCCGATGTCCTGATACTCCTTGATGCGCGCGGCGACCGTCTGGGGATCGCCGACCAGCGCAGTGCCGGCCCCGCCGCGCACCAGGCCGACGCCGGCCCAGAGGTTCGGGCTGATCTCGAGCTGGTCGCGCTGGCCACCATGCAGCTGCGCCATGCGCTGCTGGCCGACCGAGTCCATCCGGGCAAAGATCTTCTGGGCGGCCGCCACCGTGTCGTCGGTGACGTACTGGATCAGCTCGTCGGCGGCGCGCCACGCCTCGGCGTTGGTCTCGCGCACGATGACATGCAGGCGGATGCCGAATGAGAGCTTGCGGCCGCGCTGCGCCGCCACCGCCTTCACCTTGGCGATCTTCTCGGCGACCTGCGCCGGCGGCTCGCCCCAGGTCAAATATTTGTCGACGGTGTCGACCGCGACGTCGATGCCGGCATCCGACGAGCCGCCGAAATAGAGCGGCGGCCGCGGCGATTGCACCGGATTGAACAGCAGGCGGCCGTCCTCGATCCTGATGTGCTTGCCCTCGACATTGACGGTCTTGCCGGCCAAGAGATCGCTGTAGACGTTGAGGAACTCGCGCGTCACGGCGTAGCGTTCGTCATGGTCGAGGAAGATGCCGTCGCCCTTGTTCTCGATCGGATCGCCGCCGGTGACGACATTGATCAGGAGACGGCCGTTCGACAGCCGGTCCAGCGTCGCGGTCATGCGGGCGGCGACGCTCGGCGATTGCAGGCCGGGCCGGACCGCCACGAGATAACGCAGGCGCTCGGTCCAGGGCGCGACGGCTGACGCCACCACCCAGGAGTCTTCGCAGCTCCGCCCCGTCGGCAGCAGCACGCCGTAATAGCCGAGCTGATCCGCGGCCTGCGCAATCTGGCGCAGATAGTTGAAGTTCACCTCGCGGCCGCCGATCGCCGTTCCGAGGTAGCGGCTGTCGCCGTGGGTCGGCAGGAACCAGAGGATGTTGGCGTTGGTTGCGGTGCTCACGTGCCCGGTCTCCATGCGACGTCGGAAATCTTGATTTGTTTCGGGATCAGGCCGAGCGCGAAGAACGTGTCGGCTACCTGCTGCTGATCCGCGACCACGCTGTCGGTGACCGGCTTGATGCCGTAGGACTGCCGCTTCAGCGCGACCTCAACCACCGGCACCGACAGGCCGATGCTCGGCGCCAGCTGTTCAGCAACGGCGTGGATATCGCCCTTGGCCCAGTCATCGACCTCGCTGAGCTGCGCCAGCACCAGCTCGACGATCTTCGGGTCGCTCTGCAGGAACTGCTTCGAGGCAAAGTAGAACTGATAGTTCGCGACGACGCCGGTGCCGTCGGCCAACGTGCGGGCGCCGGTCGCAGCCTCCGCCGCGGCCTGGAACGGATCCCAGATCACCCAGGCATCGACCGCGCCGCGCTCGAACGCCGCGCGCGCATCGGCGGGCGCGAGATAGGCGACCTCGACGTCGGAATATTTCACGCCGGCTTTCTCCAGCGCCTTCACCAGCAAATAGTGGACGTTGGAGCCCTTGTTCAGCGCGACCTTCTTGCCCTTCAGCTCCGCCACCGACTTGATCGGGCTGTCCTTCGGCACCAGGATCGCCTCGCCCTTCGGCGCCGGCGGCTCATAGGCGACATACTGGATCGGCGCCCCTGCGGCCTGCGCGAAGATCGGCGGCGCCTCGCCGGTGTTGCCGAAATCGATCGCGCCGACATTGAGCGCTTCGAGCAGCGGCGGCCCCGAAGGAAACTCGGTCCAGACGACCTTGTAGCCGACCGATTTCAGCTTCTCCTCGAGCGAGCCCTTGCTCTTCAGCAGCACCAGCTTGCCGTATTTCTGGAAGCCGATGCGGACGACCTTGTCCTGGCCGTAGGAAACGCCGACGCTGGCTGCGACGATGCCGACCGACAGCACCGCGCGGGCGATCCAGCGTCGAAATAAACGCGTCATGGGAATGACCTCTGCATTTGAATTGACCAAGGAATTGACCAAGGAGCGATCAAGTCTGGGGATTGCGCCAGACGATGTCGCGGATCGCGATCTGCTTCGGGATCAGGCCGAGCTTGAAGAAGCGGTCGGCGACGCCCTGCTGGGTCACGATGATGTCGTCGGTGACAGGCCCGACCGAGAAGCCGGCCCGCCGCGCCGCGATGGTCTGGATGTCGAGCGGCACGCCGGTGACGGCAGCGAGGGATTTCGCGACCTCATCGGGATGCGCCTGCGCCCACGCCGCCGACGACGTCGTGACATCGACGATCTGCTGCAGGAGTGCGCCGTGATTTCGGGCGAAGTCGCGGTTGGCGATGTAGAACGAGTTGGTCTTGGTGATGTCGCGGGTCTTGACCAGAATGCGGCCGTTCTGCTT
It includes:
- a CDS encoding flavin reductase family protein, which codes for MNSVVRNVSIEPAVAAAEFRGAMRHLTGGVSVITAGRGKEISGMTVTSVSSLSVEPPSLIVSINRAASSWPLIARHGVFGVNILTADQLDIAERFTGKGGLKGADRFAGAEWTTRASGVPLLVGALAAVDCEVEEIIERHSHAIVIGRVLDVITSERTAALAYWHGEYVAIDREEDAVKLAEVSLPSRHVHARGVR
- a CDS encoding ATP-binding cassette domain-containing protein, translating into MQEALRFQPVDAEPVDRADIVVQARQLRRGSEAATRGLSLTIRGLRKAFGDNEVLRGIDLHIPAGQFVAIVGRSGCGKSTLLRLIAGLDAPTAGSIAFGEQPRAQDVRVMFQEPRLLPWARVLSNVEVGLGRERSSADAQARAEHALVEVGLGDKRGQWPSVLSGGQKQRVALARALVSQPRVLAFDEPLGALDALTRISMQQLLERVWRDQGFTAILVTHDVAEAVALADRVLVIEDGRIAQDVTIDLPRPRRRGSAELAALEGEILKHLLEGSEDTL
- a CDS encoding sigma-54 interaction domain-containing protein, which translates into the protein MRLLIVGTLKGQLTTATKIAMDNGASVTHAETIEQAMNVLRGGKGADLLLVDVGLDIRDLVMRLEAEHIHVPIVACGISNDARAAVAAIHAGAKEYIPLPPDPELIAAVLAAVANDARDLIWRDEAMGRVIKLAQQIAGSDASVMITGESGTGKEVLARYVHSRSARAKRPFISINCAAIPEHLLESELFGHEKGAFTGAVARRIGKFEEATGGTLLLDEISEMDVRLQSKLLRAIQERVIDRVGGTKPVPVDIRIIATSNRNLSEAVREGSFREDLLFRLNVVNLKIPPLRDRPADILELAQHFAKKYAEANGLPVRPVSTEARRVLTANRWQGNVRELENTIHRSVLMAQGDEIGAEAILTPDGDRLDLAKTAPAVAHATLAAEQVTRALVGRTVADVERDLILETLKHCLGNRTHAANILGISIRTLRNKLNEYADGGIPITPAGNGAPDYQRMASAG
- a CDS encoding sulfonate ABC transporter substrate-binding protein, yielding MTRLFRRWIARAVLSVGIVAASVGVSYGQDKVVRIGFQKYGKLVLLKSKGSLEEKLKSVGYKVVWTEFPSGPPLLEALNVGAIDFGNTGEAPPIFAQAAGAPIQYVAYEPPAPKGEAILVPKDSPIKSVAELKGKKVALNKGSNVHYLLVKALEKAGVKYSDVEVAYLAPADARAAFERGAVDAWVIWDPFQAAAEAATGARTLADGTGVVANYQFYFASKQFLQSDPKIVELVLAQLSEVDDWAKGDIHAVAEQLAPSIGLSVPVVEVALKRQSYGIKPVTDSVVADQQQVADTFFALGLIPKQIKISDVAWRPGT
- the fliF gene encoding flagellar basal-body MS-ring/collar protein FliF, coding for MQSLVAFLRGLGAARLGAMVAVTAALIGFFAFVIMRVTTPQMTTLFTDLSTEDSSGIIKELERQAIPFELRNDGAAIMVPKDKVTRLRMKLAEGGMPKGGGVGYEIFDKSDALGTTSFVQNINHLRALEGELARTIRAIDRVQAARVHLVLPEKPLFSRETPEPSASIVLRVRGALEPQQIRAIRHVVASAVNGLKPQRVSIVDEAGSLLADGAASDADAAVGDERRAAFEKRMRKQVEDIVSSVVGSGRARVQLSADFDYNKITQTSDKFDPEGRVLRSTQTREESSATADNSGQVTVNNELPGNQNQDNAVRARDQSKKSEETNNYEISRTTKTEVTEAGRVNRISVAVLVDGAYSKNEKGEMVYQDRTKEQLDRIATLVRSAIGFDQQRGDQVEVVNLRFAEPPTAQPIAEPTGLLGMLQFTKDDVMYVIELGVMMMLGLVVLFMVVRPLVKRIVAADAIPALIGAGVPAMAEAHAESAGATGQALIPSGSGAAQLIDVAQIQGQVHAQAVHRVGELAERNPNETVSIVRQWLSEPVEN
- the ssuC gene encoding aliphatic sulfonate ABC transporter permease SsuC, producing the protein MSLIDSLPRVSAPKLPKVDGLIPWIVPLAIILVWQLACVTGFVPSRVLPAPSDVALAGWKLLLSGELVRNIWVSFWRASIGFVIGGSIGFAFGLANGLSQLSAKLTDTTLQMVRNIPHLALIPLVILWFGIDESAKLFLVALGVFFPIYLNTLHGIRTVDPQLIEMGRIYGMSDGELFRRVIFPGALPSIFVGLRFALGIMWLTLIVAETIAASSGLGYMAMQAREFMLIDVVVLSILIYALLGKLADSASRALERLTLSWHPAFQKK
- the fliN gene encoding flagellar motor switch protein FliN; this encodes MSDTDSHVPLPDLNAADAPGIDDIGYNEDENAARIAADLEAVFDVPVQVSAVLGRSKMDVGDLLKLGPGTVLELDRRVGEAIDIYVNNRLVARGEVVLVEDKLGVTMTEIIKAERS
- a CDS encoding FliH/SctL family protein gives rise to the protein MAAPAKFLFDTDFSAPDRARERAPTAAEIAQKVADAEARAYRAGYEAALREAKVESDRRATQALEEIGTAIKGIAARFAGIETRMETEAVDVAVAVARKLCTELVAREPLGEITALVSDCFSHLVATPHLVVRINDALYGAAHDNIERMAAQSGFQGRLVILAEPTIATGDCRIEWADGGVVLERAAIEGKIDELVGRYLASRGQAG
- the ssuD gene encoding FMNH2-dependent alkanesulfonate monooxygenase, translated to METGHVSTATNANILWFLPTHGDSRYLGTAIGGREVNFNYLRQIAQAADQLGYYGVLLPTGRSCEDSWVVASAVAPWTERLRYLVAVRPGLQSPSVAARMTATLDRLSNGRLLINVVTGGDPIENKGDGIFLDHDERYAVTREFLNVYSDLLAGKTVNVEGKHIRIEDGRLLFNPVQSPRPPLYFGGSSDAGIDVAVDTVDKYLTWGEPPAQVAEKIAKVKAVAAQRGRKLSFGIRLHVIVRETNAEAWRAADELIQYVTDDTVAAAQKIFARMDSVGQQRMAQLHGGQRDQLEISPNLWAGVGLVRGGAGTALVGDPQTVAARIKEYQDIGVDTFIMSGYPHLEEAYRFAELVFPLLSLAQPGNVTPIRVNTGPFGETIGNYYRPQKQASQS
- the fliG gene encoding flagellar motor switch protein FliG; its protein translation is MAAVPQTTNANDIATVLSTLANRQSARPKGKPLPGPKRAAILMLALGEQYGGKIWSMLDDEEVRELSVHMSTLGTVEADVVEDLMLEFVSRMSASGALMGNFDATERLLQQYLPAERVTGIMDEIRGPAGRNMWEKLSNVQEEVLANYLKNEYPQTIAVVLSKLKPEHAARVLAILPEDIALDVVGRMLRMEAVQKEVIERVEQTLRTEFMSNLSQTRRRDAHEVMAEIFNNFDRQTETRFITSLEEENRESAERIKALMFTFDDLIKLDAASAQTLMRNIDKDKLGVALKSANEEVRSFFLGNMSSRAGKMLMDDMAAMGPVRLRDVDEAQALLVNLAKDLAARGEITLTKNRADDELVY